A single Solidesulfovibrio sp. DNA region contains:
- the ettA gene encoding energy-dependent translational throttle protein EttA codes for MAAEPNKIIYSMIRVSKFHDKKPIIKDISLSYFYGAKIGVLGLNGSGKSTLLKILAGVDKDFQGETVLTPGHTIGYLEQDPLVDVQKTVREVVEEGVAETVALLAEFEDINARFAEPMDDDAMNALIERQGEVQEKLDALDAWELDSRLEMAMDALRCPPPDTPVSVLSGGERRRVALCRLFLQKPDIMLLDEPTNHLDAETVAWMEHFLHGYPGTVIAVTHDRYFLDNVAGWILELDRGRGIPWKGNYSSWLEQKQERLRQEEKSESERQKTLARELEWVRMSPRGRHAKSKARISAYESLASQESDRMAKDLEIYIPPGQRLGKNVIEAEGLAKAYDDRLLFENLTITVPRGAIVGIIGPNGAGKTTFFRLLTGQDSPDGGSIKLGDTVQLAHVDQNRESLDPEKTVFEAVGEGYDTIKLGTKDVNARAYVARFNFTGQDQQKKVKVLSGGEKNRLHLALMLKSGANVLLLDEPTNDLDVNTLRALEEALLSFAGSALVISHDRWFLDRVATHILAFEGESQVVFFDGNFTEYEADRKARLGAEADIPHRIKYRHFSRA; via the coding sequence ATGGCCGCCGAACCCAATAAGATTATTTACTCGATGATCCGCGTCAGCAAGTTTCACGACAAAAAGCCCATCATCAAGGACATCTCGCTGTCGTATTTCTACGGCGCGAAAATCGGCGTGCTGGGCCTCAACGGCTCGGGCAAATCGACGCTGTTAAAAATCCTGGCCGGCGTGGACAAGGATTTCCAGGGCGAGACCGTGCTCACCCCGGGCCATACCATCGGCTACCTGGAGCAGGACCCGCTCGTTGACGTGCAAAAGACCGTGCGCGAGGTGGTCGAGGAAGGCGTGGCCGAGACCGTGGCCCTGCTTGCGGAATTCGAGGACATCAACGCCCGATTCGCCGAGCCCATGGACGACGACGCCATGAACGCGCTCATCGAGCGCCAGGGCGAGGTCCAGGAGAAGCTCGACGCCCTGGACGCCTGGGAACTCGACAGCCGGCTGGAGATGGCCATGGACGCCCTGCGCTGCCCGCCGCCGGACACGCCCGTCTCCGTCCTGTCCGGCGGCGAGCGCCGCCGCGTGGCCCTGTGCCGGCTGTTCCTCCAAAAGCCCGACATCATGCTCCTCGACGAACCGACCAACCACCTGGACGCCGAAACGGTCGCCTGGATGGAGCACTTCCTTCACGGCTATCCCGGCACGGTCATCGCCGTCACCCACGACCGCTATTTCCTGGACAACGTGGCCGGCTGGATCCTGGAGCTCGACCGGGGCCGGGGCATCCCCTGGAAGGGCAACTATTCCTCGTGGCTGGAGCAGAAGCAGGAACGGCTGCGCCAGGAGGAGAAGTCCGAGAGCGAACGCCAGAAGACGCTGGCCCGGGAGCTCGAATGGGTGCGCATGTCGCCGCGCGGCCGCCACGCCAAGTCGAAAGCCCGCATCAGCGCCTACGAGTCCCTGGCCTCTCAGGAATCCGACCGGATGGCCAAGGACCTGGAAATCTACATTCCGCCGGGACAGCGCCTGGGCAAGAACGTCATCGAGGCCGAGGGCCTGGCCAAGGCCTACGACGACCGGCTGCTGTTCGAGAACCTGACCATCACCGTGCCGCGCGGGGCCATCGTCGGCATCATCGGCCCCAACGGCGCCGGCAAGACGACCTTCTTCCGGCTGCTGACCGGCCAGGACAGCCCGGACGGCGGCTCCATCAAGCTCGGCGACACCGTGCAGCTCGCCCACGTGGACCAAAACCGCGAGTCGCTGGACCCGGAAAAGACCGTGTTCGAGGCCGTGGGCGAAGGCTACGACACCATCAAGCTCGGCACCAAGGACGTCAACGCCCGGGCCTACGTGGCCCGGTTCAACTTCACCGGCCAGGACCAGCAGAAAAAGGTCAAGGTGCTCTCGGGCGGCGAGAAAAACCGGCTGCACCTGGCGCTGATGCTCAAAAGCGGCGCCAACGTGCTGCTCCTTGACGAACCGACCAACGACCTGGACGTCAACACCCTGCGCGCCCTGGAAGAGGCGTTGCTCTCGTTCGCCGGCTCGGCCCTGGTCATCAGCCACGACCGCTGGTTCCTCGACCGGGTGGCCACGC